The nucleotide window GTACACGGTGAACGCGTCCTCCGAAGTCGCCAACGGGACCTGGCAGTTGAGGGTTCAGGACAACGCGGCCCAGGACACCGGGTACATCAACAGCTGGAAGCTGACCTTCCCGTAGGCCATGCCTGACCGGCCTCGGCCGGTCGTGGGAACGCGCGGCGACAGGGCGCCGTCCCGGTGGAGCGACTCCCCGGGGCGGCGCCCTCTTTACCTTGCCCTGATGGCCGGTTGGTTGGCGCTTTACCACCTCCACGCGCGCGTTACGCGGCAGTAACAAAGCAAGAAGGTCGGTTTTCAGCCAACCTCCTTATGCCCTCCTGACATGTACGCGCCCCGGATGCCACTCTTCACCCAACCGCCGCACTCGTAACTTCAGATTCACCGGCCGGCCACCCCAACACCGACCGGTCTCCCCCACCAAGGAGCATGAGTGAGCCCGTTCTACGCGCGTCGCAAGCAGACCACCCTGGCCATCGCGACCGCGGTCGCCGCCGGTGCCCTGCTGACCGCCGGACTGACCACCGGCGCCACCGCGCAGCCCACCTCGGGCGCCCCGGAGCTCTCGGCCGCCCCGGTCTCGCTGACCGCGGCCGCGCGCACCGCCCTCATCAAGGAGGCGGACGCCGACGCGGCGAAGACCGCCGACGCGATAGGCCTCGGTTCGAAGGAAGAGCTGGTCGTCAAGGACGTCGTCAAGGACGCCGACGGCACCGTGCACACGCGCTACGAGCGCACCTTCGGCGGACTCCCCGTCCTCGGCGGCGACCTGGTCGTCCACGAGACGAAGGCCGGCGCCGTCAAGAGCGTCACCAAGGCGACCAAGAAGAGCATCAAGGTCACCGACCTGACCGCGGACGTCACCAAGGCCACCGCCGAGAAGCAGGCCCTCAAGGCCGCCAAGGCGGAGGGCTCCACCAAGTCCGCGGCCGACAAGGCCCCGCGCAAGGTCGTCTGGGCCGCGAGCGGCACCCCGACCCTCGCCTACGAGACGGTCGTCGGCGGCTTCCAGCACGACGGCACCCCGCAGCAGCTGCACGTCATCACCGACGCGCAGAGCGGCAAGAAGCTGTACGAGTGGGAGGCCGTCCAGACCGGTACGGGCAACAGCCAGTACAGCGGCTCGGTGACCATCGGCACCTCGCTGTCCGGCTCGACGTACCAGCTGAACGACACCGGCCGCGGCAACCACAAGACGTACAACAAGGCCCGCAGCACCTCGTCCTCCGCCGGCACCCTCTTCACGGACGCCGACGACACGTGGGGCACGGGCGCGGCCTCCAGCTCCTCCACCTCGCAGACCGCGGCCGTGGACGCCCACTACGGCGCCCAGGTCACCTGGGACTTCTACAAGAACATCCTCGGCCGCAACGGCATCAAGAACAACGGTGTCGCCGCCTACTCCCGCGTCCACTACGGCAACGCGTACGTCAACGCGTTCTGGGACGACAGCTGCTTCTGCATGACGTACGGCGACGGCGAGGGCAACACCAAGCCGCTGACCTCGATCGACGTGGCGGGCCACGAGATGACCCACGGCGTCACCTCGAACACCGCCGGGCTGAACTACTCCGGTGAGTCCGGCGGCCTGAACGAGGCCACCTCCGACATCTTCGGCACCGCGGTCGAGTTCTACGCGGGCAACTCCAAGGACGTCGGCGACTACCTCATCGGCGAGAAGATCGACATCAACGGCGACGGCACCCCGCTGCGCTACATGGACAAGCCGAGCAAGGACGGCGCGTCGAAGGACAGCTGGTCGTCGACCCTGGGCAACCTGGACGTCCACTACTCCTCGGGCCCGGCGAACCACTTCTACTACCTCCTCTCCGAGGGCAGCGGCTCGAAGACGATCAACGGGGTGACCTACAACTCCCCGACGTCCAACGGCGCCACGGTCACCGGCATCGGCCGCGACAAGGCCTCGCAGATCTGGTACAAGGCGCTCACCACGTACATGACGTCGACCACCAACTACAAGGGCGCCCGCACGGCGACCCTGAACGCGGCGTCGGCCCTGTACGGCTCCAGCAGCACGGAGTACGCGAGTGTGAACGCGGCCTGGGCCGCGGTGAACGTCACCGCGTGACGCTGAGCTAGGCAAAGCACTGGGGCGGTACCCGGAGAGAAGGCGACTCCGGGTACCGCCTTACGCTTTGGCCCCATGCCCCACTCAGACATCTCCGGTTACACCTACACGGACGTGGGAGCGACCCGCGAGGGCCGCACCCCACCCGGCTTCCACCCCCTCCATGTCCGCACCCGCCTCGGCGAGGGCGTGGAGGTCTTCCAACGCGCCGCCCAGGCGGTCTTCACCTGGGAGATGCACCGCGCGATGGGCGTGGGCATACGCACGGAGGCGATGGAGGCCGCCCCGGGCGTCGACCTCACGGTCTCCCTGGGCGGAGTGATAAAGGCCCCCTGCCGTGTCGTCTGGACACTCGACGACCCCCGCCGCAAGGGCTGGGCCTACGGCACCCTCCCCGGCCACCCCGAATGCGGCGAGGAGGCGTTCGTGGTGGACCGCACGGGGGATGGGACCGTGTGGCTCACCGTCTCGGCCTTCAGCCGGCCCGCCAAGTGGTACGCCCGGGCGGGCGGGGCGGCGACGAGGGGGTTGCAGCATGCTTATGCGCGGCGGTGTGGGGTGGTGTTGCGGAGGTTGAGCGGGGACCCGAACGAGTGAACTCCGTCGCAACGGGCTGTGACTTTTTGTGTCTAACTACACTTAGACAGAATCCGCCATAGTCGATCTGCAGGAGTGCCTCCTATGGGAGAACACGAGGCTGGGTACCAACCTCAGCCGTCAAAGCCCGGCAGAGTCGTCGATCGCGATCGAGAATGGGCGCTGCTCACGGATTTCCTCAGCGACCCATCACCCGAGATGCGGCTCGGCATCATGTCCGGCCGACGACGCCACGGCAAGTCGTACCTCCTCCGGGCCTTGTGCAAGGAGTACGGCGGCCTCTACATCACCGCGGTCAGGGAGGAAGGCCGCCTCCCGGCTCTGCGACGCTTCAGCGAGGCGATCGCCGCACATGCGGGCCTGCGCCCCGGCACCCTGAATCTGCCGGACTGGCGAGAGGTTCTCACCAATGCCCTGGACGTGGCGGCCCGGAGCTCCACAACGGCCCTCCTGATCATCGACGAACTCCCGTATCTGCTCCAGCACTCCCCCGAACTGCCGGGCCTGCTCCAGCTCCTCTACGACGAGCACCAGTGGGACGACGGCGTGGGCGCGCGAGTCATTCTGTGCGGATCGGCGATGAGCGTCATGCACGAGCTGCTGTCGGGCACGAAACCGCTGCGCGGACGCGCTGTCATCGACCTGCGCCTGGGCGCCTTCGATTTCCGTACAAGCAAGGACTTCTGGCAAATCGACGACCCGCTCACGGCGCTCCGCGTCCACGCGGTCCTGGGCGGTGCCGCCGGCTACCGCTCTCTCGCCGGTCGCCCAAGTCCCAACGCGGGCTTCGACGAATGGATCACGCGGACGCTCCTCGACCCGGGCCGGGCGGTCTACTCTCCCGCGGAGACCGAGTACCTCCTACGTGAGGACCCCCGCATCACCCAACACACGTTGTACTACGACATCCTCTCGGCCATCGCGCAGGGCGCCAGCACCCCCAGCAAGATCGGCGCCGCGCTCGGCCGTCAGCGCAACGCCGTCACGCACCCGCTGGATGTCCTGGACTCAACGGGCTACATCCACCGCGAACAGGACATCCTCCGCACCCGCCACCCCGTCATCACTCTCACGGACCCGGTGATCCGTTTCAACCAGCTCATCACACTCCCCCAGGCGGCAGCCGTGGAGGAGGGCAACGCGGAGGAGATCTGGCAGACCTCCCTGCCCACGTTCAACTCCAAGATCCTGGGCCCCCACTTCGAGGAACTCGCCCGCACCTGGACCCGCCGCTACGCCCACGCCGTACTCCCGGGCGGCCTCCCCGGCCCCGTCGGCACAACAGAGGTCCCCGACCCCGCCGCCCGCACCAAACACGAGGTGGACGTCATCGCCCTGGCCCTCGGTGAACGCCCACAGTCCCCGCGGGCCCGGATCGCACTGCTGGGCGAAGCCAAGGCTACGGCGGCGCGGCGGGGGATGGGGGACCTACAGCGGCTGGAGCGGATCAGGGAGTTGCTGGCCGGTCAGGGGTACGACACGAGTGGGGTGACTCTGGCGTTGTTCTCGTTGTACGGGTTCCATGCGGACGTGACGGAACTCGCCAAGAAACGCCAGGATGTTCTCCTGATCGACCTGAGCACGTTGTACGGGGTCGACGCCTGAGCAGGGATCGAAACGCCCTGAGAGGTCCACTGGCCGGGTACCGTCTGAGTGTTGCCGCAAAAAGGAATACGCCGGGGCATGGAACACCGAGGAACTCACCGGCACGCACATCGCACGGGTCCGTAGAAGATGGCGTTCATCAGGGTGCACAGGTCGTGGGTGGGTTTGCGGATGCCGTTGCGGGCCTGGCGCCAGGCTTCCAGGGTGGGGCGGATGAGTTCCCAGCGGGCGTCGGACAGGTCACTGGGATAGGGCCGGGAGGGCTGCATGGTGCTTCGATATCGGGCGTTGTGCGGGGTGGCCGGGACTTCGGGGCGCGAATTCCTATCTAAGTGCGTTGTGGCAAAGGGAGTCCCTGTTCGGTGAGCAGGGGCTTCTTCGTGTGCGGGGCATGATCGCGACGGGGTAGGGGCAGGCAGCGGACGGCTTGTTGTGGATCGGAGGAGGATGGCGTCCCTCGTCGTGGTGTAGCCGATCACGGTTAGGGAGTGCGCCGGGGGCGTGTGCCGATGGGCTTTCGCTCCCTGCCCGCAAGGTGGGCCATCGTGCAACTCTCCGTAGTGAACGGGCAGTTCAACGCAGGAGGTGCAGGATGGCCCTGTCTCAGCATGACTTACTCCGGCTGCTTGAGTCACTACGTTCGGCGGACGGGCTCGAATCGTCCGCAGCGTGGCTGAGCGGATGCTCCAGGAGCTGATCGAGGCCGAGGCCACTGCCCGGATCGGCGCGGAATGGAACGAGCACAGCGACACGCGCACCGGGCTTCGCAACGGCCACCGCGACAAGACGCTCAGCACCCAGGCTGGCGACCTGGACCTCGCGATCCCCAAGTTGCGGTCGGGGAACTTCTTCCCCGCGCTGCTGGAGCGGCGCCGCCGCATCGACCAGGCCCTGTATGCGGTCATTATCGAGGCCTACGTCCACGGTGTGTCCACGCGGTCGGTCGACGACCTGGTCAAGGCCCTCGGCGCGGAGACCGGGATATCCAAGAGCGAGGTCTCGCGGATCTGCCAGGACCTGGACGGCCAGCTGACCGCGTTCCGTGCCCGGCCACTGGACCACGTCCGCTTCCCGTACGTCTATCTGGACGCGACCTACTGCAAGGCGCGGGTCGAGCACCAGATCGTGTCCCGGGCCGTGGTGATCGCCACCGGGATCACCGAGGAGGGCGGGCGGGAGGTGCTGGGCGATGGGGGTCCCGCCGCTCGAGCGAAGTCGAGAGTGGGGGAGGTCGGCGACAGTGAGACCGAGGTGTTCTGGACCGAGTTCCTGCGTCACCTGCGCGAACGCGGTCTGACCGGGGTCCGGCTCGTCATCGGCGACCACCACTTGGGACTGGTCAAAGCCATCCGCAAGGTCATGCTCGGGGCCGCCTACCAGCGCTGCAGGGTCCACTTCCTGCGCAACGTGTTCAGCGTGATCAACAAGGAAGCCGCCGAGATGGCCGCCGCCACGATCCGCACGATCTTCGCCCAGCCCACCGCCGACGCGGTCCGCACCCAGCTCGACACCGTCGCCGACATGCTCGGCACACAGTTCCCCAAGGTCAAAGACATGCTGCTGGAGACGAAGGACGACCTGACCGCCTTCGCCGCCTTCCCCGAGCGACATTGGAAAAAGATCCAGTCCACCAACCCGCTGGAGCGGATCAACCGCGAGGTCAAGCGCCGCACCGACGTCGTCCAGGTCTTCCCCAACGACGACGCGCTCCTGCGGCTGGTCACCGCCGTGCTCTTCGAACTGCACGACGAATGGATCGCCTTCCCCCGCCGCTACCTGCCCGAAGGCAGCATGGACCAGCTCTACCCCGCCCAGCGCCCCGAAAGCGCCCCCGCACTACCCAACACCACCAACACGACCGCCGGATGATCGCCTACACCACGAGAAGGGACACGACCCAAGACAAGGAACGCGAAACGGCAGGGCCAGGCTGGAGAGACAGCGGCCTCGTCTTCACCACACCCGCTGGCAGGCCTCTCGACCCGGCCAACCTCACCCGCCGCTTCTGCACCTTCCTCGACCGGGCCGGACTCCGACGCATCCGCTTCCACGACCTCCGCCACTCAACCGCAACCCTGCTCCTGGAACAGGGCGTCGACCTCGTCATCATCAAGGAACTACTCGGCCACGCCCACATCGGCGTCACCGCGGGCGTCTATACCCACGTCAGACTTCGCCTCCAACGCCAAGCCATCGACAGCCTGAACAACGCCCTGAACGGCATCGAGGAACCGCCTGACGATCCACCTGCCGCAGCACTCGTCCACTGACGTTGCCGTCAGCGTTGCCGTCAAACGCCCGGGAGCCCCCGCCGATTATCGAATCGGCGGGGGCTCCCAACTTACGCCCGAGTGAACTCAGAATTCCTCGATAATTTACTCTTCGGGGCGCCGAGGACGTTGACCCCTAAGACAAGTTATGCCAGGCGTGAGTACAAGCTCCTCGGCACTCCATTTCTCTTCGTCGTGTATCAGCCACCGCGAACGTGGACATGAGGACGCGGAACGCCTTCAAATATTCCTGCTGCGGCAATCTTTCAATCTTCCCTATTTGTTCGAGGATTGGCTCCCGAACAATGAGAACCGCAGGGGTCATGGTCGCCTTGACCCCTGATTTCTCGAGGCCCATACGCCCGTCTTCCACAGTGACATGCGCCTGCATCAGATAGAGGGCGATCTCATGCAGAATGGACTTCTGCTCCTCTGGACCGAACGCAGAGAACCACTCCACGCCCTCCTCCAGGCTGTGCAACTCCTGGGCCACCTCGTTGATCATCCGTTCCGAGGCCCGCAATTCGGTCACGGTCACCTACCCCCTGGGTTCGAAGACCACGTAAGGCCTATCCCTGTCCAACTCCGTGTACTGTTTGGCATTTGGATTGTAGCTCTGATAGAAGTCCCGACCACGCCCACTTCCACCCTCTCCATCACCCATACCCTGAGGCAGGGAGTTCTTGACGCTACTACGGGCCCGGGACGGACCGGTCAATATGTAATCCCAGTCAGAAGTTGGGTTGAGGTTCCCGTTACCCGCTCGGCTACCGACCACGATGATCGCCTGACCTGTCTTGTCGGCAGCATTCTGGATGCGCTTCGCATCATTGGCTCTGATACCCGCATCTGACGCTGTTCTAAAGCCTGGACCACACCACCCGTTGGAGTTATGAACCAGGACCGGCGTCGCCCCCGCCAGCACATAGTACGTGTGCAGGCCAGCCCGCTCCTACCTGCAAGTTTGCTGGTCAGCGGGCAATTTGACAGTCGCCTGATGTTCGTGCTCGTGCGCTGGAGTCTGCTGGTGTTGCCGTCACTGCTGCCGTCAGTGGTCAACACCGCCTGGGGAATTCCAGGAATTCCGAATGCGTGTCAAGCGGCTTTGTCGTGCGGGGTGAGGCTGATGGTCAGGTCGGCGCCGAGAGCCTGAGCCAGGCGGCGCAGGAGGGGAAGCGTGGGCACGGTCCCGCCGCCTTCGAAGCGGGAGATCTGCGGCTGCTTCATCCCGCACCGCTCGGCCAGCTCGGCCTGGGACAGCCCGAGCTCGATGCGCCGGTCGTGGACGAGTTGCCCGAGCTCACGGGCGAGCGCGGAAGGCGGGTCCTGCATGGTTCCTCCCCGCCTCAGGCCGCTGGGGCGACGATGGTGACGGTGGGCTCGTCTCCGCCGGCGAGGTGCACGTCCACCGTGAGGTCCAGTGCGCGGGCCAGGCGCATGATGACCGCGATGGGCGGCAGCTCGGTGGCCGTCTCGATGCCTTCGATGTCATCGACGTCGACGTGCATGCGCTCGGCGAGTTCGGCCTCGCTCAGGCCCAGCTGCTTACGCCGGTCGTAGACGGCCTTGCCCAACGTCATGGCGAGGCCGGCCTCTTCGTAGACCCGGTCGTACTCGGGGTCAGCGTCCAGGTGTTCGCCCAGCAGCTGGCGGTGGCGACGGGTCCTCCATTCGCTGTGGTTCATCGGTTCTCCTTGAGGTTGCGACTGTAGAGGTCGTGCTCGGCGGCGGCTTCATGCTCTGCCTCGCACAATCGCTGTGCGGCGTGTGCGCGGTCCACTTCGGCCTGCTCGCGCATCTTGGTCTTGCGGAACACGGTGAGCAGCACGACACGTCGGCCGGGCGCCAGCCAGTAGGTGATCCGCTGATGGGCATCGCCCAGGCGGAAGCGCAGCTCGCGGAGCTTGCCGCCCAGGTGGCGGGAGTGCGGTTCGTCGAGGGTGGTGGGCTGCTCGGCGAGCAGGTCGGCGACGCGTTCGGCCTGCTTGTAGTGATGGGCGGGAAGGTTCTCCAGCCACAGCCGCACCTCCGGCTCGATCTCGATCGAGTACCGCCCGCTGTCCATATCGTCGATGATATATCGCACGGGGTGGGAGAGCGCGACTTCGTAGTTCAGGTCGTGTGTCGTCGCCGCGACCGCAGCCGCTCCAGCGTCACACACCCCGCACTCCCCCCTTCGTCCTGATGCCACGGCGCCGCCCGCAAACCAGCGGCAACCTGCCGAGGCGGCGCAGGGTCGGCTTCTTTCGGCAGGATCAGGCCCGAGCGGGAGAGGCAGCGTACGGCCGGGCGGGTGCGTCGCCCAGTCTGGCGGCGCGGGGCCGGGGCGGGAAGAGTCGGCCCCCGACGGGCGGCCGGGAGCTTCGCCCCCGCCGGAGGCAACGCCGACCACCGGGCTCGGCGAGTCCGGCGGCGCGCGTGAGGGGCGGCCCCCTGGTCGGCCATGTGCCTGCGATCCGGCCGTAGGACGGTCGTGGGCGACAACTTGCTCCGCCAGGAGCCCGGTTCCGGTCATCCCGGCAATCTGGCCGGTTGCCGCTCTCGCAGTCCTGGACCGTTCCCTTGCCGGGGCGGCTGGCCTCCCGAGCGAACGGCGGGCTTGTCGGCGACGGCGGTCAGCCAATGCGGGCGAGGCCCGCCTTGAACCTCGAAGAGAAAATCTGAACGCACACCCCGGGTCACCCGGCACGGCGGGTCAGCGGCCCCGCCCACCGCCGCCGCCCGACTCCAGTACCTCCACGCGGGCGCGGAGGTCGGCAATCTGCTGAGCGGCCTCGGCCAGCGCTCGTTCCAGCGCCTCGACGCGAGCCAACGTCCCGCCGGCGGGTGCGGTCGCCTCCGGGCCATCGAGGTCATCAGCGTCGCCGGCGACGTGGTCGCGGTCGGCGACGAAGGCTCCCTTGCCGGGACGGGAGAGCGCCCACCCGTCCTGCTTCAACAGGGCCATGGCCTTCTGCACAGTCAGACTCGCCGCCCCGAACTCCCGCATCAACACGGCCTGCGTCGGCAACGCGTCCCCCGGCAGCAACCCGCCCGAGCGGATCCGCTCGCGCAAGGTCTCGGCGATCACCTCGAACGTCAGCGGCACCCCGCTGCCCGCCGGCCTGCGCCCGCGCCGCCCCACCACCACGCCCGATCACCCCCGCTTTCCACGCCCTCTACCAGCGAAATCCGGCCCGTCCAAACCGGGAAACCGGCCCCACACTACCCGCGTCCCACCACCCACAGAAAGGAATGAGGAGGGATGCACTTGAATTCGTGGGGCGATGTTAGCGTCACGCACCCGCCGGTGATCACCACCGCGCCCCGCCGACCAGACCCTGGTCCGGCCCCGCGCCCAACTCCGAGGCGCCCCGTTCCCCTGTGAGCCGATCACTTCGACCTGCCCACGCCACCCCGCGCCGTACCGCTTCCGCGCTCCCGCCGAAAGGCCTCTTTCCCCATGCCCGCACAGGTCCAACTCCCGTACCCCGCGACCGTTCCAGCCGTCTCGCGTCCGTCGTCGGCGTTCACGACGCCGACGTGTCCGGCGGAAGTCACCGCCACTGCGGCTGCAGGGCGGGCGCTGGAGCGTCGCGCTAGGCTCACCGCCAGGCTGGCCAAGCTCGCCGCCACCGGCCAACTCGCACCCCTCGCACGGCAGATAGCCGGACTCAGCGGCTGCACGCACCCAATCCGCCTCACCGGACACCGCACCCACCTCGACACCGCCACCGGCGAGATCCTCGACCACTTCGACTCCGGCCGGCTCCCGGCGGGCGAACTGCTGGTCCGCTGCGGCAACCGTCGCGCCACCCGCTGCCCCGCCTGCTCCACCGTCTACCGCTACGACACCTACCAACTCATCGCCGCCGGACTACGCGGCGGCAAAACAGTCCCCACCAGCGTCGCCGCCCACCCGCGCGTGTTCGCCACGCTCACCGCACCCGGCTTCGGCCCCGTCCACAACCAGCCCGACACCGGCCGCTGCCACTGCGGCCAGCTCCATGCTGACGACGACCCGCTTCTCGGCACCCCACTCGACCCCGAGCGGTACGACTACATCGGCGCGGTCCTGTGGAACGCTCACGCCCCGGCCCTGTGGGCACGCTTCACCACCCACCTGCGGCGGGAGATCGCCAAGGCGGCGGGGCTGACGCAGCGGACCCTGCGCCACCACGCCACTCTTTCCTACGCCAAGGTCGCCGAATACCAGAAACGGGGACAGGTCCACTTCCACGCCGTCATCCGCCTCGACGGACCCACCGGACCCGCCAGCACCCCGCCCGCCTGGGCCACCACCCAACTCCTCAACCACGCCATCCGCGCCGCCGCCACACGCACCCGCGTCCACCACGAGGGCGAACCACCGAAGCAACCGCAGCCCGCCGGGAACGTCCCCACGTCCCCGCCCCAAGACTCAGATCGGGCGGGGCGGTTGGTGTTCCGGTTCGGGCGGCAGATCGACGTCCGGACGATCCGCGGCACCGACTTCACCGGAGACGGCCCCGTCACCGACCGGCACGTCGCCGCCTACATCGCCAAGTACGCCACCAAGGGAGCCGAGACCACCACCGGCACCCTCGACCGCCGCCTCCGACTCCTCGCCGAACTCGCCACGCACGACATCACCGACCACGCCCGCCGCATGATCCACACAGCCTGGCACCTCTCCACCAACCGCCAGCACGCCCACCTCCGCCTGCGCCAATGGGCCCACATGCTCGGCTTCCGAGGCCACTTCTCCACCCGCACCCGCCATTACTCCACCACCCTCGCCCACCTCCGCGCCGAACGCACCGCCTGGCGAACCGGCCGACACGACGCCGCAGCCGACATACCGACCGCTGACCACCGCACCGACAGGCACCTGGTCGGTGACCGGGCCGGTCACCCCACCCGCCTGACCGCCGATCACCGATCCGGTCACGGCCACCCAACAGGTCACCGCGATACCGCCAGTCAGCGCGGGGGCTCGGATACGACGCTGGTCATCTCCCACTGGCAGTACGCCGGAACCGGCCTGCTGCCCGAACTCGAACATCTCGCCGACCTCCTGGCCGCGACACGGCAGACCCGACCCGAGCAACCGACCCGAACCCGGCGCTCGGAGCACTCCAGTGACCGCGCCATTCACTCCACCAGCCACCCGGTCGGTCGCTCCGCTGATCGGCTGACCAGTGCTGTCCGGGCGGAGGCCGTCGCGTGACCGCCAGTACCGAACTCCTTACCGTCCCCCAGGTCATGGCCCGCCTCCAACTGGGCCGCACCGCCGTCTACGACCTCATCCGCTCTCGTCAGCTCGCTTCGATCACCCTCGGCCGCGCCCGCCGCATCCCCGCCTACGCGCTCACCGACTTCATCCGCACCCGCCTCGAACAGGAAGCCGCCGCCTGATGACCACACCCCGCGACACCCCCGCCTCCCGCCGCACCCGCGCCAACGGCGACGGCACCGTCTACCAACGCAAGGACAGCCGCTGGGAGGCTGCCGGATACGTCCTCGCCCCCGGCAACACGCGTCGGCGCGTCCGTGTCTACGGCACCACCCGCAAGGAAGCCCTGGCGAAGCTCACCGAGAAGATCGCCGCCAGCAACCGCGGCCTCCCCGTCCCCTCCGCGCAGGGCAGCGTGGCCGCGTACCTGACGTACTGGCTTCAGAACGTCGCCGTTCACCAGCTCCGCGAGAACACCCACATCCGCTACACCGCCTGCGTCAACCGGTACCTGATCCCCGGCCTGGGCAAGAAGAAGCTCACCAAGCTCACCGCCAAGGACGTCCGCACCTGGCTCAACCAGCTCCGCACCACCTGCCAGTGCTGCACGCGCGGCATCGACGCCCGACGCGAACAGTCCCGCTGCTGCGCCGTCGGCCAGTGCTGCCACAAGCTGCTGTCCCCGCTGACGCTCACCTACATCCACTCCGTGCTCAAGTCCGCCCTGGAGCACGCCGTGCGTGAGGAAGAGATCCCGCGCAACGTGGCCCGCAACGTCCGCACCGGCACCCCACGGCCCCGGCGCTTCGAACCGCTCACCACCGACGAAGCCCGCCAGCTCCTCACCGCCACCCAGGGCCACCGGCTGCACGCCCTGTTCGAACTCGCCCTCCACACTGGACTCCGCAAGGGCGAACTCCTCGGACTGCGCTGGGAAGACCTCGACCTCGACGCAGGCACCGCCGCCGTCCGCCGAACCCTCCAGCGCACGAGCGCGGGTGGGCTCACCACTCTGCCCACCAAGACGCGAGCCTCCGAGCGCCGCATCGCCCTCCCCACCCGCTGCGTCCAGTCCCTGAAGCACCACCACGAACAGCAGCAGCGCGAACGTGAGGCCGCAGGCACCACATGGCAGCACGACGGGCACGTGTTCACCACCCCGCAGGGCCGACCGATCGACCCGACCAACCTCACCCGCGCCTTCACCACACTCCTCCGCAAGGCCGGCCTCCGCCGCATCCGCTTCCACGACCTCCGTCACTCGACCGCCACCCTCCTACTGGAACAGGGCGTCGAACTCGTCGTCATCAAGGAACTCCTCGGCCACGCCCACATCGGCGTCACCGCCACTGTCTACGCCCACGTCCGACTCCGCCTCCAGCACGACGCCATCAACACCCTCGGCATCGCCCTCGGGAGTCCGAAGACCACGGAGACCGTCGGCTCTGGGGAATCTGTCGGCTCTGGTCGCAACGAACCACCACCCCGAGCCGCCGTCATCCGCTGACGTTGCCGTCAGCTACTGCCGTCACCCCACGCAGAAGCCCCGTCAGGCGCAGCCTGACGGGGCTTCAACTTTGCGCGTGCTACGAATACATATCGCTCGCCTAGCCAGTTCCCACAACACCATTCGGAGGATTCAAATCCACCGAACATAAACCCCAACATCGGTGCATCCTGACCCGACTTCGGGATTCCGGGCAGTGAAGAAGTGGGGGCTTCAATTACTCCACTCCTTTTTCAGGATACCTTTCTGCTTGAACCCTGATGGATTCACCGCTGTACACCTCGTCTGGATCGATGTAGCGCCCGGTC belongs to Streptomyces graminofaciens and includes:
- a CDS encoding M4 family metallopeptidase, whose translation is MSPFYARRKQTTLAIATAVAAGALLTAGLTTGATAQPTSGAPELSAAPVSLTAAARTALIKEADADAAKTADAIGLGSKEELVVKDVVKDADGTVHTRYERTFGGLPVLGGDLVVHETKAGAVKSVTKATKKSIKVTDLTADVTKATAEKQALKAAKAEGSTKSAADKAPRKVVWAASGTPTLAYETVVGGFQHDGTPQQLHVITDAQSGKKLYEWEAVQTGTGNSQYSGSVTIGTSLSGSTYQLNDTGRGNHKTYNKARSTSSSAGTLFTDADDTWGTGAASSSSTSQTAAVDAHYGAQVTWDFYKNILGRNGIKNNGVAAYSRVHYGNAYVNAFWDDSCFCMTYGDGEGNTKPLTSIDVAGHEMTHGVTSNTAGLNYSGESGGLNEATSDIFGTAVEFYAGNSKDVGDYLIGEKIDINGDGTPLRYMDKPSKDGASKDSWSSTLGNLDVHYSSGPANHFYYLLSEGSGSKTINGVTYNSPTSNGATVTGIGRDKASQIWYKALTTYMTSTTNYKGARTATLNAASALYGSSSTEYASVNAAWAAVNVTA
- a CDS encoding DUF1990 domain-containing protein, with amino-acid sequence MPHSDISGYTYTDVGATREGRTPPGFHPLHVRTRLGEGVEVFQRAAQAVFTWEMHRAMGVGIRTEAMEAAPGVDLTVSLGGVIKAPCRVVWTLDDPRRKGWAYGTLPGHPECGEEAFVVDRTGDGTVWLTVSAFSRPAKWYARAGGAATRGLQHAYARRCGVVLRRLSGDPNE
- a CDS encoding AAA family ATPase, whose translation is MGEHEAGYQPQPSKPGRVVDRDREWALLTDFLSDPSPEMRLGIMSGRRRHGKSYLLRALCKEYGGLYITAVREEGRLPALRRFSEAIAAHAGLRPGTLNLPDWREVLTNALDVAARSSTTALLIIDELPYLLQHSPELPGLLQLLYDEHQWDDGVGARVILCGSAMSVMHELLSGTKPLRGRAVIDLRLGAFDFRTSKDFWQIDDPLTALRVHAVLGGAAGYRSLAGRPSPNAGFDEWITRTLLDPGRAVYSPAETEYLLREDPRITQHTLYYDILSAIAQGASTPSKIGAALGRQRNAVTHPLDVLDSTGYIHREQDILRTRHPVITLTDPVIRFNQLITLPQAAAVEEGNAEEIWQTSLPTFNSKILGPHFEELARTWTRRYAHAVLPGGLPGPVGTTEVPDPAARTKHEVDVIALALGERPQSPRARIALLGEAKATAARRGMGDLQRLERIRELLAGQGYDTSGVTLALFSLYGFHADVTELAKKRQDVLLIDLSTLYGVDA
- a CDS encoding DUF5958 family protein; amino-acid sequence: MTVTELRASERMINEVAQELHSLEEGVEWFSAFGPEEQKSILHEIALYLMQAHVTVEDGRMGLEKSGVKATMTPAVLIVREPILEQIGKIERLPQQEYLKAFRVLMSTFAVADTRRREMECRGACTHAWHNLS
- a CDS encoding helix-turn-helix domain-containing protein, encoding MNHSEWRTRRHRQLLGEHLDADPEYDRVYEEAGLAMTLGKAVYDRRKQLGLSEAELAERMHVDVDDIEGIETATELPPIAVIMRLARALDLTVDVHLAGGDEPTVTIVAPAA
- a CDS encoding type II toxin-antitoxin system RelE/ParE family toxin — protein: MDSGRYSIEIEPEVRLWLENLPAHHYKQAERVADLLAEQPTTLDEPHSRHLGGKLRELRFRLGDAHQRITYWLAPGRRVVLLTVFRKTKMREQAEVDRAHAAQRLCEAEHEAAAEHDLYSRNLKENR
- a CDS encoding GntR family transcriptional regulator; protein product: MVVGRRGRRPAGSGVPLTFEVIAETLRERIRSGGLLPGDALPTQAVLMREFGAASLTVQKAMALLKQDGWALSRPGKGAFVADRDHVAGDADDLDGPEATAPAGGTLARVEALERALAEAAQQIADLRARVEVLESGGGGGRGR